From a region of the Solanum stenotomum isolate F172 chromosome 2, ASM1918654v1, whole genome shotgun sequence genome:
- the LOC125855153 gene encoding serpin-ZX-like: MDLHESISSQTDISFMLAKHVFSNAVKGHTNLVLSPLSIQIVLGLIAAGSNGPTQDQLLSFLKSKSIDELNSLYSHIVSVVFADGSPNGGPRLSIANGIWIDQRLPLKPSFKQVVDNVYKAASEYVDFQNKAAEVADQVNQWTKMKTNGLIEQILDRDAVDNMTRLILANALYFKGEWNEKFDASETKDHEFHLLDGLPIRVPFMTSKKKQYIAAFNGFKVLRLPYKQGTDTRCFSMYFILPDAHDGLPALFDKISTEPGFLNHRVPLRKVSVGKFLIPKFKITFEFEASDILKGLGLTLPFCGGGLTEMVDSTLPENLSVSKVFHKSFIEVNEEGTEAAAVTASVVMTTSFIIEKEIDFVADHPFLFLIRDNTTGVVLFIGSVLNPLTG, encoded by the exons ATGGATCTTCACGAGTCAATCTCCAGCCAGACGGATATTTCTTTCATGCTTGCTAAGCATGTTTTCTCCAACGCAGTTAAAGGCCATACCAACCTGGTGCTTTCTCCTCTCTCAATTCAAATAGTTCTTGGCCTTATTGCTGCTGGTTCTAATGGACCTACTCAGGATCAGCTACTCTCTTTCCTCAAGTCCAAATCCATTGATGAGCTCAACTCTCTTTATTCACATATTGTCAGTGTTGTCTTTGCTGATGGTAGCCCCAATGGAGGTCCGCGATTGTCCATTGCTAATGGCATTTGGATCGACCAAAGGCTGCCTTTAAAGCCTTCTTTCAAGCAGGTCGTGGATAATGTTTACAAGGCGGCTTCAGAGtatgttgattttcaaaatAAG GCTGCTGAGGTTGCCGATCAAGTCAATCAGTGGACTAAAATGAAGACAAATGGTCTCATCGAAcagattcttgatcgtgatgcaGTGGACAACATGACAAGGCTGATCTTGGCCAATGCACTATATTTCAAAGGTGAATGGAATGAGAAGTTCGATGCTTCAGAAACAAAAGACCACGAGTTCCATCTCCTCGATGGATTGCCTATTCGAGTACCCTTCATGACTAGCAAGAAGAAGCAGTACATAGCAGCATTTAATGGCTTTAAAGTATTGAGGCTTCCTTATAAACAGGGAACAGATACGCGTTGCTTCTCAATGTACTTCATTCTTCCAGATGCACATGATGGATTACCAGCTTTATTTGACAAAATCAGTACAGAACCTGGATTCTTAAATCACCGCGTTCCGTTAAGAAAAGTTAGTGTGGGCAAGTTTCTTATCcctaaattcaaaataactttCGAGTTTGAAGCTTCCGACATTCTAAAGGGACTTGGCCTAACGTTACCTTTCTGCGGTGGTGGTCTCACTGAGATGGTTGATTCCACTTTACCTGAGAATCTATCTGTTTCAAAAGTTTTTCACAAGTCTTTCATTGAGGTAAATGAGGAAGGCACCGAAGCTGCAGCTGTTACCGCTAGTGTAGTAATGACTACGTCTTTTATAATTGAGAAAGAAATCGACTTTGTTGCTGACCATCCATTCCTGTTCCTTATAAGAGACAACACTACTGGTGTTGTGTTGTTCATAGGGAGCGTGCTGAATCCTCTAACTGGTTAA
- the LOC125855154 gene encoding serpin-ZX-like, with protein MLAKHVFSNAVKGDTNLMLSPLSIQIVLGLIAAGSNGPTQDQLLCFLKSRSIDELNSLYSHIASVVFSDGSPNGGPQLSVANSIWIDQRLPLKPSFKQVVDNVYKAASEYVDFQNKAAEVVNQVNQWTKMKTNGLIEEILDRDAVDNMTRLILANALYFKGEWNEKFDASETKDHEFHLLDGLPIRAPFMTSKKKQYIAVFNGFKVLRLPYKQGTDTRCFSMYFILPDAHDGLPALFDKISTEPGFLTHHVPLRKVSVGNFLIPKFKITFEFEASDILKGLGLTLPFCGGGLTEMVDSTLPENLSVSKVFHKSFIEVNEEGTEAAAVTVTLIMPLSLFIEKEIDFVADHPFLFLIKDESTGVVLFLGSVMNPLDG; from the exons ATGCTTGCTAAGCATGTTTTCTCCAACGCAGTTAAAGGCGATACAAACCTGATGCTTTCTCCTCTCTCAATTCAAATAGTTCTTGGCCTTATTGCTGCTGGTTCTAATGGACCTACTCAGGATCAGCTTCTCTGTTTCCTCAAGTCCAGATCCATCGATGAGCTCAACTCTCTTTATTCACATATTGCCAGTGTCGTCTTTTCTGATGGCAGCCCCAATGGAGGTCCGCAATTGTCTGTTGCTAATAGTATTTGGATCGACCAAAGGCTGCCTTTAAAGCCTTCTTTCAAGCAGGTTGTGGATAATGTTTACAAGGCTGCTTCAGAGTATGTTGATTTTCAAAACAAG GCTGCTGAAGTTGTCAATCAAGTCAACCAGTGGACTAAAATGAAGACAAATGGTCTCATCGAagagattcttgatcgtgatgcaGTGGACAACATGACAAGGCTGATCTTGGCCAATGCACTATATTTCAAAGGTGAATGGAATGAGAAGTTCGATGCTTCAGAAACAAAAGACCACGAGTTCCATCTCCTCGATGGACTGCCTATTCGAGCACCCTTCATGACTAGCAAGAAGAAGCAGTACATAGCAGTATTTAATGGCTTTAAAGTGTTGAGGCTTCCTTATAAACAGGGCACAGATACGCGTTGCTTCTCAATGTACTTCATTCTCCCAGATGCACATGATGGATTACCAGCTTTATTTGACAAAATCAGTACAGAACCTGGATTCTTAACTCACCACGTTCCGTTAAGAAAAGTTAGTGTGGGCAATTTTCTTATCcctaaattcaaaataactttCGAGTTTGAAGCTTCCGACATTCTAAAGGGACTTGGCCTCACGTTACCTTTCTGCGGTGGTGGTCTCACTGAGATGGTTGATTCTACTTTACCTGAGAATCTATCTGTTTCAAAAGTTTTTCACAAGTCCTTCATTGAGGTAAATGAGGAAGGCACCGAAGCTGCAGCTGTTACGGTTACTCTAATAATGCCATTGTCCTTGTTTATTGAGAAGGAAATCGACTTTGTTGCTGATCATCCATTCCTGTTCCTTATAAAAGATGAATCTACTGGTGTCGTATTGTTCCTTGGGAGTGTAATGAATCCTCTAGATGGTTAG
- the LOC125855385 gene encoding serpin-ZX-like, translating to MDFSSQFNFMHRRALLQKQSHVSSMLAKHLFFNNYGKPDYDPSKNANMVFSPLSIQMVLGLIASGSSGATLDQLLSFLKFNSVEELNSVYARVIADVLADGSPVGGPRLSVANGAWIDQTLSFKHSFKQVMDNVYKAAAASVDIRYKADEVAAEVNKWAAEKTNGLIKQILPPGVVTGGTQLILANALYFKGAWNEKFDASDTKDHEFHLLNGGSVQAPLMTSRKWQYVKVFNGFKVLKLPYKQGEDKRFISMYMFLPDAHDGLPALLEKISSEPGCLDQHIPLTKVRVRKFLIPKFNISFGLEASNVLKGLGLTLPFTAGLTEMVGENLPLVVTHVFHKSFIEVNEEGTEAAAVTVAMNTFGCSLTMVKEEEIDFVADHPFLFLVKDETAGAVLFMGTLLNPLVV from the exons ATGGATTTCAGTTCTCAATTCAACTTTATGCATCGCCGCGCATTGCTTCAAAAGCAGAGCCACGTTTCTTCCATGCTCGCAAAGCATTTATTCTTCAACAACTATGGAAAACCCGATTACGATCCGTCTAAAAATGCAAATATGGTGTTTTCTCCACTCTCAATTCAAATGGTTCTCGGCCTTATTGCTTCTGGATCCAGTGGTGCTACATTGGATCAATTGTTgagttttctcaaatttaacTCTGTTGAAGAACTTAACTCTGTTTATGCTCGGGTTATTGCTGATGTTTTAGCCGACGGAAGCCCTGTGGGAGGTCCTCGTTTGTCCGTTGCTAATGGAGCTTGGATTGATCAAACTCTCTCGTTTAAGCATTCTTTCAAACAGGTGATGGACAATGTTTATAAGGCTGCTGCAGCTTCTGTTGATATTCGGTACAAG GCTGATGAGGTTGCTGCTGAAGTCAATAAGTGGGCTGCAGAGAAAACAAATGGTCTCATCAAACAGATTCTTCCTCCTGGTGTAGTCACTGGCGGGACTCAGCTGATCTTGGCGAATGCACTATATTTCAAAGGAGCCTGGAATGAGAAATTTGATGCTTCAGATACAAAAGACCACGAGTTCCATCTCCTCAATGGAGGATCTGTTCAAGCACCCCTAATGACCAGCCGAAAATGGCAATATGTGAAGGTGTTTAATGGTTTCAAAGTGTTAAAACTTCCTTATAAGCAGGGTGAGGACAAGCGATTTATCAGCATGTATATGTTTCTCCCAGATGCACATGATGGATTACCAGCTTTACTGGAGAAAATTAGTTCAGAACCTGGATGTTTAGATCAACATATTCCGTTAACAAAAGTTAGAGTGCGCAAGTTTCTTATCCCTAAGTTCAATATATCTTTTGGACTTGAAGCTTCTAATGTTCTAAAGGGACTCGGCCTCACATTACCTTTTACTGCCGGTCTCACTGAGATGGTGGGCGAGAATTTGCCTCTGGTAGTTACACATGTTTTTCACAAGTCGTTTATTGAAGTGAACGAGGAAGGTACAGAAGCTGCAGCTGTTACTGTAGCTATGAATACGTTTGGGTGCTCATTGACGATGGTTAAAGAGGAGGAGATAGACTTTGTTGCTGATCATCCCTTCTTGTTCCTTGTGAAAGATGAGACTGCTGGTGCTGTTTTGTTCATGGGGACTCTGTTGAATCCTCTTGTTGTTTAG